The following are encoded in a window of Salinigranum halophilum genomic DNA:
- the cdd gene encoding cytidine deaminase yields the protein MTDTTPPTDADLVDAAREVLADAYVPYSEYRVGAALLTGDGTVYTGCNIENANYSNSLHAEEVAIAEAVKNGHDDFERIAVSSGVRDGVTPCGMCRQTLAEFCDDDLVVVCDEGDERTAYTLGELLPNTISLDTLDAAERTTRDDAD from the coding sequence ATGACGGATACGACGCCGCCGACCGACGCCGACCTCGTCGACGCCGCCCGCGAGGTGCTCGCCGACGCGTACGTCCCGTACTCGGAGTACCGCGTGGGCGCAGCGCTGCTCACCGGCGACGGGACGGTCTACACCGGCTGTAACATCGAGAACGCCAACTACTCGAACAGCCTCCACGCGGAGGAGGTCGCCATCGCGGAGGCGGTCAAGAACGGGCACGACGACTTCGAGCGCATCGCCGTCTCCTCCGGCGTTCGCGACGGCGTCACCCCCTGTGGCATGTGCCGGCAGACGCTCGCGGAGTTCTGCGACGACGACCTGGTCGTCGTCTGTGACGAGGGCGACGAGCGGACGGCGTACACCCTCGGCGAGCTCCTCCCGAACACCATCTCGCTCGACACGCTCGATGCGGCGGAACGGACGACGCGGGACGACGCCGACTGA